A DNA window from Daucus carota subsp. sativus chromosome 3, DH1 v3.0, whole genome shotgun sequence contains the following coding sequences:
- the LOC108212927 gene encoding ankyrin repeat-containing protein BDA1-like, with the protein MNIEVMEKKLYDACLRGDVDKLEELIREDELILARVSISSCFNQTVLHVASMLGHFKFAESILSYKPDFASRLDSQGRSPLHLASANGYANIVILLLEYDPKMCIVLDEDGRTPLQLAVMNGQHEAVSELIKVKSELHEQEIGEVLQLCVMYNRLNVLVLVLELTSQHLSNRRYDKGKTILQLATSLTRTQIVKYLVTRSEVNVNAVDQNGFTALDIIEQMPKDVKTIEIKELLISAGTSRAKEIKAATKTRKSVKRFTIFQDKREKRDKTMLIVASVIAAMAYQAAISPPGGVAGMDASVYSDPSPSNGIYDLGPANSLLAYFYPDLSNAFWICNTISFMASLSVIFLYVSGATLKQKFFIWLIRAAMWITLSSMTMAYSCAVAATTPEYENNSTLVALVSGLATWLGLIGLAIVVLIYRSVRYIVRTNKRERTAGRMKIRTNIV; encoded by the exons ATGAATATTGAGGTGATGGAGAAGAAGCTCTACGATGCATGTTTGAGAGGAGATGTTGACAAGTTGGAGGAACTGATAAGAGAAGATGAACTAATTCTTGCTCGAGTTTCGATATCGTCTTGCTTCAACCAAACAGTCTTGCATGTAGCTTCTATGTTAGGTCATTTTAAATTTGCTGAATCTATCCTTTCTTATAAGCCTGACTTCGCAAGCAGGTTAGATTCACAAGGTCGTTCGCCTCTTCATCTGGCATCTGCAAACGGATATGCTAATATCGTTATACTCTTGTTGGAGTACGATCCGAAAATGTGCATTGTTCTTGATGAGGATGGAAGGACTCCTCTCCAGTTGGCTGTGATGAATGGTCAGCACGAGGCTGTAAGTGAGTTGATAAAAGTTAAGTCCGAGTTACACGAACAAGAAATAGGAGAAGTACTGCAATTGTGTGTTATGTATAATCGTCTGAATGTTCTGGTGCTTGTATTAGAATTAACTAGCCAGCATTTGTCCAACAGAAGATATGACAAAGGCAAGACTATTTTACAACTCGCAACATCTTTGACAAGGACACAG ATAGTAAAATACCTGGTGACTAGAAGTGAAGTGAATGTGAATGCAGTAGATCAAAACGGCTTCACAGCTTTGGACATAATAGAGCAGATGCCCAAAGATGTCAAAACCATCGAAATCAAGGAGCTTCTCATCTCAGCAGGCACATCGAGGGCTAAAGAAATCAAAGCAGCAACCAAGACTCGTAAGAGTGTAAAAAGATTTACAATCTTCCAAGACAAAAGAGAAAAGAGAGACAAGACAATGCTCATAGTAGCATCCGTCATAGCTGCCATGGCCTATCAAGCCGCGATTAGCCCTCCAGGCGGTGTCGCGGGAATGGACGCCTCAGTATACTCAGATCCTTCCCCTTCTAATGGAATCTACGATCTCGGACCAGCAAATTCACTCCTAGCCTACTTCTACCCGGACTTGAGCAACGCCTTCTGGATATGCAACACGATCTCCTTCATGGCCTCTCTGAGtgtcatttttttatatgttagcGGTGCAACTCTGAAGCAGAAGTTCTTTATCTGGCTCATACGAGCGGCCATGTGGATAACTCTGTCGTCGATGACAATGGCGTATTCGTGTGCTGTGGCAGCTACTACTCCGGAGTATGAGAATAACAGCACACTTGTTGCGCTTGTATCAGGGCTAGCAACATGGCTGGGATTGATTGGTCTGGCGATTGTGGTTCTTATTTATCGATCTGTACGGTACATTGTGAGAACAAATAAAAGGGAAAGGACAGCTGGTAGGATGAAGATTAGGACTaatattgtttag
- the LOC108211849 gene encoding protein PLANT CADMIUM RESISTANCE 2, with translation MQKPKAKIQPKAKMQPKAPGEWTTGLWGCFSDWGNCITTLFCPCITYGQIANIVQKGKTSVFTEARNYATIMYFTGGCCLYSCFSRSKLRHKYNLPQSPCSLPDCAVQFCCELCALCQEYRELQGRGFNMAIGFDLNPTDEDGMINAASINQVLTQINTLTNQDGTTNAAPASQVMTQADTTNNHQNDHHDDYQE, from the exons ATGCAGAAGCCTAAAGCCAAGATACAACCCAAAGCCAAGATGCAACCCAAAGCTCCCGGAGAATGGACTACCGGACTGTGGGGATGCTTTTCCGACTGGGGAAACT GTATCACTACACTGTTTTGTCCCTGCATTACTTATGGACAGATTGCTAATATCGTTCAAAAAGGAAAGACTT CTGTTTTTACTGAGGCCAGGAATTATGCAACCATAATGTATTTTACCGGGGGATGCTGCTTGTATTCTTGCTTTTCCCGTTCGAAGCTGAGACATAAGTACAATTTGCCTCAGTCGCCTTGCAGCTTGCCGGATTGTGCTGTTCAATTTTGTTGCGAGCTATGTGCTTTATGTCAAGAGTATCGTGAGCTTCAAGGGCGTGGATTCAACATGGCCATTG GATTTGATCTAAATCCGACGGACGAGGATGGTATGATTAATGCTGCATCTATCAATCAAGTGCTGACTCAAATCAACACACTGACTAATCAGGATGGTACTACTAATGCTGCACCTGCAAGTCAAGTGATGACTCAAGCGGACACAACGAACAATCATCAGAATGATCATCACGATGATTATCAGGAGTAA
- the LOC108212928 gene encoding uncharacterized protein LOC108212928 isoform X2, producing MEKKLYHACLEGDVEMLKELMREDGLILARVSVSSCFNETPLHLASMLGHFEFAKALLSYKPDFASRLDSQDRSPLHVASANGYANIVKLLLEYDQEMCRVRDEDGRTPLHLAVMNGQYEAVTELMKVNSESIDEEEETVFHLCVLYNRLNLLIGLVESKEPDLSNMKDGNGDTILHTAAALKRMQGLFGWVMIVVMISMTIYIMARKRKATDKDTDKGKGKSVGSSTNKKKAKGKGKGKGKGKTGLRDEPTDSETESEHNTREAEAEAEEEPARRVVRMPRSHSCGIFGAKIPTRPRRINISDGHIEDNEAKKTLLAIIRARWPLGKYTFSDIDAAYPKWLGLRVEEFLKYYRQLKGQSRSQAKAIIEDHIKVTIKRTMNELKRRIERKSREEGVSKLALKPEYWNIIFWKDLLKYWDTDEGHLHRSEVGAANRQRVERLHSAGARSFNRVRENMKKKLSKSPTKLEVWDECHTRITSTPESRIYTTPAAMRIAERYASILDRMPVEVTQTGERDEPWDWWMEAMEVPQGERPKKNYVLGFPKARASDLIPTLATRYRDSTRGGAGSSSSAPTQNPVVPDSIFLPIVRNVLNETRANPLQFARRLSDEEITTFARTALEASDPAADPARRAEWNNLLGGEVVHIVGTLLEDVLQKMDARAKMATAQEGEKDYTDVDEDTDGNTDDEGEGEAGGEGGGEGGGEGGGEGGGEDGGEGDGESSDVSLTD from the exons ATGGAAAAGAAGCTATACCATGCATGTTTGGAAGGAGACGTGGAGATGTTGAAGGAGTTGATGAGAGAAGATGGACTCATTCTTGCTCGAGTCTCAGTATCTTCTTGTTTTAATGAAACACCGTTGCATTTAGCTTCCATGTTAGGTCACTTTGAATTTGCTAAAGCTCTTCTTTCTTATAAGCCTGACTTTGCAAGTAGGTTAGATTCGCAAGATCGTTCTCCTCTTCATGTGGCATCTGCTAATGGATATGCGAATATCGTTAAACTGTTGTTGGAGTATGATCAGGAAATGTGCCGAGTTCGTGATGAGGATGGAAGGACTCCTCTCCATTTGGCTGTGATGAATGGTCAATATGAGGCTGTTACTGAGTTGATGAAAGTCAACTCTGAGTCGATTGATGAAGAAGAGGAGACGGTATTTCACTTGTGTGTTCTGTATAACCGTTTGAATCTTCTTATTGGTTTAGTAGAATCGAAGGAGCCGGATTTGTCGAATATGAAAGATGGCAATGGTGACACTATTTTACACACTGCAGCAGCCTTGAAACGGATGCAG GGGCTCTTTGGTTGGGTGATGATAGTCGTCATGATTTCAATGACGATATATATCATGGCAAGAAAACGGAAAGCAACGGACAAGGACACCGACAAAGGCAAGGGAAAGAGTGTCGGTAGTAGTACAAACAAAAAGAAGGCGAAGGGAAAAGGCAAGGGAAAAGGAAAGGGAAAGACGGGGTTGCGTGACGAGCCAACGGATTCGGAAACCGAATCGGAGCATAACACGAGGGAGGCGGAGGCGGAGGCGGAGGAGGAACCGGCGAGAAGAGTTGTGAGGATGCCACGGTCACATTCATGCGGCATTTTTGGAGCTAAGATACCAACAAGACCTCGACGGATCAATATCTCCGATGGACA TATTGAAGATAATGAGGCAAAAAAGACTTTGCTTGCGATTATTCGGGCAAGATGGCCTTTGGGTAAGTACACGTTTAGTGACATAGACGCGGCTTACCCAAAGTGGCTCGGTCTAAGGGTTGAGGAGTTTCTC AAATATTATAGGCAATTGAAAGGTCAAAGCCGTTCACAAGCCAAAGCTATCATTGAAGATCACATAAAGGTCACAATCAAAAGGACCATGAATGAATTGAAGAGGAGGATCGAGAGGAAGTCAAGGGAGGAAGGGGTTTCGAAGTTGGCTTTGAAACCGGAATATTGGAATATCATTTTTTGGAAAGATCTTCTCAAGTATTGGGACACGGATGAAGGCCACTTGCATAGGTCGGAAGTTGGAGCTGCTAATCGGCAACGCGTGGAAAGGTTGCATAGCGCGGGTGCTCGCTCCTTCAACCGTGTGCGCGAG AACATGAAAAAGAAATTGTCTAAAAGTCCGACAAAGCTTGAGGTGTGGGATGAATGCCACACTAGGATCACCTCCACTCCCGAGAGCCGGATATATACTACCCCCGCCGCTATGCGCATTGCG GAACGATATGCCTCCATTCTTGATCGTATGCCGGTGGAGGTTACTCAAACGGGGGAGCGGGATGAGCCTTGGGATTGGTGGATGGAAGCAATGGAGGTTCCCCAAGGCGAGAGGCCAAAAAAGAACTATGTTCTGGGGTTCCCCAAAGCTCGAGCTAGTGATTTGATCCCAACACTAGCCACGCGCTATAGGGATTCCACCCGTGGCGGCGCCGGCTCATCCTCATCCGCTCCAACACAAAATCCGGTGGTTCCCGATTCCATCTTCCTCCCGATTGTCCGCAATGTGCTCAATGAAACCCGTGCCAATCCTCTGCAATTTGCTCGTCGCCTATCGGATGAGGAGATAACAACCTTTGCACGCACAGCCCTCGAGGCATCCGATCCAGCCGCTGACCCGGCTCGGAGGGCGGAATGGAATAACCTTCTTGGCGGCGAGGTTGTGCATATTGTAGGGACATTGCTCGAGGATGTCCTCCAAAAAATGGATGCTCGTGCTAAAATG GCAACTGCGCAAGAGGGAGAGAAAGATTACACGGATGTGGACGAGGACACGGATGGAAACACGGATGATGAGGGTGAAGGCGAAGCCGGCGGTGAAGGTGGTGGGGAAGGCGGTGGTGAAGGCGGTGGTGAAGGCGGTGGTGAAGATGGTGGCGAAGGCGATGGTGAATCATCCGATGTTTCTTTGACCGATTag
- the LOC108212928 gene encoding uncharacterized protein LOC108212928 isoform X1, producing the protein MTNLDRSWISNQVQSDKISLTPEYRNGVETFLKFASENGMGEDGTMKCPCKRCRNLNWLSIDDVRFHLLAKGMLEGYTVWTSHGEERGRKRSRTSHNRYCVREPTRVEQPVDLNAMLHDFAGENSEFYNNVDTGTRNVEEVPNDSARKLYEVIVENGAPIYPGNTKYTRLSFTTKLLEFKNISHCSNKAFDSLLTLFADVLPKKHTLPQTYYEMKKIMKGLRVEYQKIDLCENDCMLFYGDDKDKVVCDICGQDRYRDVLRKDGKKIPKKILRHFPLIPRLQRLYMSKHTSDHMRWYKNRDVKDGEISHPADGEEWKNFDRRYPSFAQEIRNIRLGLATDGFNPFGPTGKKTYSVWPIVVVVYNLPPSMCMKKPYMFMTDIVPGPNSIGKDINVCLRPLIDELKILWNTGIETYDQSLKQNFTMRAALMWTISDYPAMSMISGWSGKGKLGCQVCLGSVQGFQLKHCGKCSFYGTNRIFLEPNDPLRRKSNLFDNAERRVFRGRLSGEGVKELLDGLVFPPPGKTNTKARSIGYGEEHHWTHVPIFYELPYWSSHSLRYSIDIMHTEKNVFENLFFTIVNAKKSKDHKKARADCKHFGVLPHLWIDENGKSPKAPFSITRKQRKLLCEWISSLKLPDGYSSNISRCCNVEECTFYGFKSHDCHIFLQKLLPLAIRELLPAPIADAITAIANFFQDLCSSTVTKTDLEIMEKSVVKALCLLETIFPQSWFDSMEHLVVHLAEEIRLAGPAYWHWMYPIERLLGKLKQKVGNKARVEGSIAERYMEEEIVNICAFYFASDSIHNKLSRNEVLFDVQKTDKLEVFKYPCDSLGKERSRYLNDDEQLLADEYVLLNSPEVQPYLRYGIL; encoded by the coding sequence atgacaaacttggatcgaagttggattagTAATCAAGTGCAAAGTGATAAAATTTCGTTAACTCCGGAATATAGGAATGGTgtagaaacttttttaaaatttgcaagtgAAAATGGAATGGGAGAAGATGGTACAATGAAGTGTCCTTGTAAACGTTGTAGGAATTTGAATTGGTTAAGTATCGATGATGTTAGATTCCATTTACTTGCTAAGGGGATGCTTGAGGGTTATACCGTTTGGACATCacatggtgaagaaagaggaagaaaacgTAGTCGAACATCGCATAATCGTTATTGTGTTCGGGAACCTACGAGGGTAGAACAACCGGTAGATTTGAATGCGATGCTACATGATTTTGCCGGTGAAAATTCCGAATTTTATAACAACGTGGATACGGGAACTAGGAATGTAGAAGAAGTTCCAAATGATAGTGCAAGAAAATTGTATGAGGTGATTGTTGAAAATGGAGCACCTATTTATCCCGGTAATACGAAGTATACAAGATTAAGCTTTACCACAAAATTGTTAGAATTCAAGAATATCTCACATTGTAGTAATAAGGCTTTTGATAGTTTGCTTACACTTTTTGCGGATGTATTACCAAAAAAACACACGTTGCCCCAAACTTATTATGAAATGAAGAAGATAATGAAGGGTTTGAGGGTTGAATATCAAAAGATTGATTTAtgtgagaatgattgtatgttattttatggagatgacaaggataaagttgtgtgtgatatatgtgGTCAAGATCGTTATCGGGATGTTTTGAGGAAAGATggtaaaaaaataccaaaaaaaatattgagacatTTTCCTTTGATTCCTCGACTACAACGCTTGTATATGTCAAAACATACATCCGACCATATGAGATGGTACAAGAATCGAGATGTCAAAGATGGAGAAATTAGTCATCCCGCGGACGGAGAAGAGTGGAAAAATTTTGATCGTCGATATCCATcatttgctcaagaaattcGTAATATAAGGCTTGGCCTTGCAACCGACGGTTTCAACCCATTTGGCCCTACCGGGAAAAAAACATATAGTGTGTGGCCCATAGTAGTAGTTGTCTACAATCTTCCGCCATCAATGTGCATGAAAAAACCCTATATGTTTATGACCGATATAGTGCCGGGTCCGAATAGCATTGGCAAAGATATTAACGTTTGTCTAAGGCCtctcattgatgaattgaagatATTGTGGAATACAGGAATTGAAACATATGATCAAtctttgaaacaaaattttacaatgaGAGCGGCTCTTATGTGGACAATTAGTGATTATCCCGCTATGAGTATGATAAGTGGATGGTCGGGTAAAGGAAAATTAGGATGTCAAGTGTGTCTTGGAAGTGTGCAAGGGTTTCAATTAAAACATTGTGGTAAATGTAGTTTCTATGGCACGAACCGAATATTCCTTGAACCGAATGATCCACTACGTCGGAaaagtaatttgtttgataatgcGGAAAGAAGAGTGTTTCGTGGTCGTTTGTCCGGGGAGGGTGTAAAGGAGTTGCTTGACGGTTTAGTTTTTCCACCACCCGGAAAGACTAATACAAAGGCGAGGAGTATTGGATATGGGGAAGAGCATCATTGGACTCATGTTCCAATTTTTTATGAACTCCCTTATTGGTCTTCACATAGTTtacgatattcaattgatatcatgcatacggaaaaaaatgtttttgagaaCCTATTTTTTACTATTGTGAATGCGAAGAAGTCAAAGGATCACAAAAAAGCAAGAGCGGATTGCAAGCACTTTGGTGTGTTACCTCATTTGTGGATTGATGAAAATGGCAAGTCACCCAAAGCACCTTTTTCCATTACAAGAAAACAACGTAAACTTTTGTGTGAATGGATTAGTTCACTGAAACTTCCAGACGGTTATTCCTCAAATATATCTCGTTGTTGTAATGTTGAGGAGTGTACATTTTATGGATTCAAATCGcatgattgtcatatatttcttcaaaaattattgcCTCTTGCAATTCGTGAGCTTTTACCGGCGCCTATTGCGGATGCCATCACGGCAattgcaaatttttttcaagatttgtgcTCATCCACGGTTACAAAAACCGATTTGGAAATAATGGAAAAATCAGTTGTGAAAGCATTGTGTTTGTTagaaacaatttttcctcaaaGTTGGTTTGATTCGATGGAACACTTGGTTGTGCATTTGGCGGAAGAAATTAGACTTGCTGGACCTGCTTACTGGCATTGGATGTATCCAATTGAGCGTTTATTGGGGAAACTAAAACAAAAGGTCGGCAATAAAGCAAGAGTTGAGGGTTCCATTGCCGAACGATATATGGAGGAGGAGATTGTCAATATTTGTGCGTTTTACTTTGCATCCGACTCGATTCACAATAAATTAAGTCGTAatgaagttttgtttgatgtACAAAAGACCGACAAATTAGAAGTTTTTAAATATCCATGTGATTCTCTTGGAAAAGAACGAAGTCGATATTTGAATGATGATGAGCAATTATTAGCTGATGAATATGTTCTTCTAAACTCTCCTGAAGTTCAACCTTATCTAAGGTAtggtattttataa
- the LOC108212928 gene encoding uncharacterized protein LOC108212928 isoform X3: protein MPCINKKRQPLLILLPYISLTSHLLSTLNLSQSLSLSTLSISLAQSLSISLALNFLSLNQSQSLSISLQMALSTSTAAALLQLLILVLDLCCPFVLGSQRRARYARKKKAPSRFSFASDEPKGGLFGWVMIVVMISMTIYIMARKRKATDKDTDKGKGKSVGSSTNKKKAKGKGKGKGKGKTGLRDEPTDSETESEHNTREAEAEAEEEPARRVVRMPRSHSCGIFGAKIPTRPRRINISDGHIEDNEAKKTLLAIIRARWPLGKYTFSDIDAAYPKWLGLRVEEFLKYYRQLKGQSRSQAKAIIEDHIKVTIKRTMNELKRRIERKSREEGVSKLALKPEYWNIIFWKDLLKYWDTDEGHLHRSEVGAANRQRVERLHSAGARSFNRVRENMKKKLSKSPTKLEVWDECHTRITSTPESRIYTTPAAMRIAERYASILDRMPVEVTQTGERDEPWDWWMEAMEVPQGERPKKNYVLGFPKARASDLIPTLATRYRDSTRGGAGSSSSAPTQNPVVPDSIFLPIVRNVLNETRANPLQFARRLSDEEITTFARTALEASDPAADPARRAEWNNLLGGEVVHIVGTLLEDVLQKMDARAKMATAQEGEKDYTDVDEDTDGNTDDEGEGEAGGEGGGEGGGEGGGEGGGEDGGEGDGESSDVSLTD, encoded by the exons atgccctgtataaataaaaaaagacagCCGTTACTTATATTATTGCCTTATATTTCTTTAACCTCTCATCTCCTCTCaactctcaatctctctcaatctctctcgctctcaaccctctcaatctctctcgctcaatctctctcaatctctctcgctctcaacttcctctctctcaatcaatctcaatctctctcaatctctctgcaAATGGCTCTCTCTACTTCAACTGCTGCTGCTCTTCTTCAATTGTTGATTTTGGTTCTCGATTTGTGCTGCCCATTTGTGCTTGGTTCTCAAAGGAGGGCTCGTTATGCTAGGAAGAAGAAAGCCCCTTCTCGTTTCAGTTTTGCTTCGGATGAACCCAAAGGG GGGCTCTTTGGTTGGGTGATGATAGTCGTCATGATTTCAATGACGATATATATCATGGCAAGAAAACGGAAAGCAACGGACAAGGACACCGACAAAGGCAAGGGAAAGAGTGTCGGTAGTAGTACAAACAAAAAGAAGGCGAAGGGAAAAGGCAAGGGAAAAGGAAAGGGAAAGACGGGGTTGCGTGACGAGCCAACGGATTCGGAAACCGAATCGGAGCATAACACGAGGGAGGCGGAGGCGGAGGCGGAGGAGGAACCGGCGAGAAGAGTTGTGAGGATGCCACGGTCACATTCATGCGGCATTTTTGGAGCTAAGATACCAACAAGACCTCGACGGATCAATATCTCCGATGGACA TATTGAAGATAATGAGGCAAAAAAGACTTTGCTTGCGATTATTCGGGCAAGATGGCCTTTGGGTAAGTACACGTTTAGTGACATAGACGCGGCTTACCCAAAGTGGCTCGGTCTAAGGGTTGAGGAGTTTCTC AAATATTATAGGCAATTGAAAGGTCAAAGCCGTTCACAAGCCAAAGCTATCATTGAAGATCACATAAAGGTCACAATCAAAAGGACCATGAATGAATTGAAGAGGAGGATCGAGAGGAAGTCAAGGGAGGAAGGGGTTTCGAAGTTGGCTTTGAAACCGGAATATTGGAATATCATTTTTTGGAAAGATCTTCTCAAGTATTGGGACACGGATGAAGGCCACTTGCATAGGTCGGAAGTTGGAGCTGCTAATCGGCAACGCGTGGAAAGGTTGCATAGCGCGGGTGCTCGCTCCTTCAACCGTGTGCGCGAG AACATGAAAAAGAAATTGTCTAAAAGTCCGACAAAGCTTGAGGTGTGGGATGAATGCCACACTAGGATCACCTCCACTCCCGAGAGCCGGATATATACTACCCCCGCCGCTATGCGCATTGCG GAACGATATGCCTCCATTCTTGATCGTATGCCGGTGGAGGTTACTCAAACGGGGGAGCGGGATGAGCCTTGGGATTGGTGGATGGAAGCAATGGAGGTTCCCCAAGGCGAGAGGCCAAAAAAGAACTATGTTCTGGGGTTCCCCAAAGCTCGAGCTAGTGATTTGATCCCAACACTAGCCACGCGCTATAGGGATTCCACCCGTGGCGGCGCCGGCTCATCCTCATCCGCTCCAACACAAAATCCGGTGGTTCCCGATTCCATCTTCCTCCCGATTGTCCGCAATGTGCTCAATGAAACCCGTGCCAATCCTCTGCAATTTGCTCGTCGCCTATCGGATGAGGAGATAACAACCTTTGCACGCACAGCCCTCGAGGCATCCGATCCAGCCGCTGACCCGGCTCGGAGGGCGGAATGGAATAACCTTCTTGGCGGCGAGGTTGTGCATATTGTAGGGACATTGCTCGAGGATGTCCTCCAAAAAATGGATGCTCGTGCTAAAATG GCAACTGCGCAAGAGGGAGAGAAAGATTACACGGATGTGGACGAGGACACGGATGGAAACACGGATGATGAGGGTGAAGGCGAAGCCGGCGGTGAAGGTGGTGGGGAAGGCGGTGGTGAAGGCGGTGGTGAAGGCGGTGGTGAAGATGGTGGCGAAGGCGATGGTGAATCATCCGATGTTTCTTTGACCGATTag
- the LOC135151592 gene encoding uncharacterized protein LOC135151592, with the protein MPKDLKTLQIKELLISANPSMVNEDVAATMTSTVADDNIAADDDDDGIINQVKKWWKRRKTFTIFQKKSEARDEYVLLAATVIAAMSNQAAINPPGGIAGVDATEVSAPDPYEQVFWLEPAASLLAYFYPSLSNAFWISNTISFMAALGIIFLYVSGATLKQKLFIWLIRGAMWITLTAMGVAYACAVLATTPSTVDLNDKTLLAVFYGLCAWMGLILLSMSVVTFRAVRYFVRRTKRKRDARKKTYTSRDPVPLASRNTHVVSVTSQT; encoded by the coding sequence ATGCCGAAAGATCTGAAAACCCTGCAAATTAAGGAGCTTCTTATCTCAGCTAATCCTTCTATGGTTAATGAGGATGTCGCAGCCACTATGACTAGCACAGTAGCTGATGATAACATAGcagctgatgatgatgatgacggcATAATCAACCAGGTAAAGAAGTGGTGGAAAAGGAGGAAAACGTTTACCATCTTCCAAAAGAAATCTGAAGCAAGAGATGAGTATGTGCTTCTAGCAGCCACCGTAATAGCTGCCATGTCTAACCAAGCAGCTATTAACCCTCCTGGTGGAATCGCGGGAGTGGACGCTACAGAAGTTTCAGCTCCTGACCCTTATGAGCAGGTTTTTTGGCTTGAACCGGCAGCTTCACTTCTAGCCTACTTCTATCCTTCACTGAGTAACGCGTTTTGGATATCGAATACCATCTCGTTCATGGCTGCTCTAGGTATCATATTTCTTTATGTAAGTGGCGCAACTCTGAAACAGAAGCTCTTCATTTGGCTTATTCGGGGAGCCATGTGGATTACTCTCACAGCAATGGGTGTGGCCTATGCCTGTGCAGTGCTTGCCACCACCCCAAGTACTGTTGATTTAAATGACAAAACGCTTCTTGCGGTCTTTTACGGACTGTGCGCCTGGATGGGATTGATTCTCCTATCCATGTCAGTCGTTACCTTTCGTGCCGTTCGCTATTTTGTGAGACGAACTAAGAGGAAGCGTGATGCGAGGAAGAAGACATATACAAGCAGAGACCCCGTCCCCCTCGCATCGCGAAATACTCATGTGGTCTCTGTCACCTCTCAAACCTAG